One Planktothrix serta PCC 8927 DNA segment encodes these proteins:
- a CDS encoding quaternary amine ABC transporter ATP-binding protein yields MSNPKAKIRIEHLIKIYGDKCHTALNLFRTGADRDAILQATGQVLGIADVSFTINSGEIFVIMGLSGSGKSTLLRCINRLITPTSGHIYIDDQDIAHLDEKQIRQIRLTKVSMVFQHFGLFPHRTVGDNVEYGLKLRGISKAKRRIKALETLEVVGLAQWADYLPSALSGGMQQRVGLARALATDAEILLMDEPFSALDPLTRREMQDELLRLQKQLNKTIVFISHDTPEALKLGDRIAVMKDGVIVQLGTPEELLNQPTNDYICGFTQDVNRGQILKAGTIARPTICLILGEDLEPVALKQIQSQNLQQIYVINAHGEPVGFVNSQQLDQAIQQEVKDITKLMQTNFSQVKATVPLEDIFHLYRQEKSLVVVDETGKFKGVLEQADVLNRISKFNSSPQ; encoded by the coding sequence ATGAGTAATCCTAAAGCCAAAATCCGCATCGAACATCTTATAAAGATTTATGGAGATAAGTGTCATACTGCACTGAATTTGTTTCGCACCGGAGCCGATCGAGATGCTATTTTGCAAGCCACAGGTCAGGTGCTCGGCATTGCAGATGTGTCTTTTACCATCAATTCGGGTGAGATTTTTGTGATCATGGGATTGTCAGGATCGGGTAAATCTACTCTGCTTCGTTGCATTAATCGTTTGATCACCCCAACCAGTGGACACATTTATATTGATGATCAGGATATTGCCCATCTGGATGAAAAACAAATTCGTCAAATTCGCTTGACAAAAGTGTCAATGGTGTTTCAGCATTTTGGCTTATTTCCTCATAGAACCGTTGGCGATAATGTAGAATACGGGCTGAAATTACGAGGAATAAGTAAAGCCAAACGTCGGATAAAAGCGTTGGAAACCTTGGAGGTGGTTGGACTGGCTCAATGGGCGGATTATCTGCCTTCTGCTCTCAGTGGGGGGATGCAGCAACGGGTGGGACTGGCTCGTGCTTTGGCAACGGATGCTGAAATTTTGCTGATGGATGAACCTTTCAGTGCTCTCGATCCGTTAACTCGAAGGGAAATGCAGGATGAATTATTAAGACTCCAAAAACAGTTAAACAAAACGATTGTGTTTATTAGCCACGACACTCCCGAAGCACTCAAACTGGGCGATCGGATTGCGGTGATGAAAGATGGGGTAATTGTTCAACTGGGGACTCCAGAAGAACTGTTAAATCAACCGACAAATGATTATATCTGTGGCTTTACTCAAGATGTCAATCGCGGCCAAATCCTGAAAGCGGGAACAATTGCCCGTCCAACGATTTGTTTAATTTTAGGTGAAGATTTGGAGCCAGTAGCACTCAAACAAATACAAAGCCAAAACCTTCAGCAAATCTATGTAATTAATGCTCACGGAGAACCTGTTGGTTTTGTCAATTCCCAACAGCTTGATCAGGCGATTCAGCAAGAAGTTAAAGATATTACTAAATTGATGCAAACCAACTTTTCTCAGGTGAAAGCAACCGTTCCTTTGGAGGATATTTTTCATCTTTATCGCCAGGAAAAAAGCTTAGTTGTGGTTGATGAAACCGGAAAGTTTAAAGGAGTTTTAGAACAGGCTGACGTTCTCAATAGGATTAGCAAGTTTAATAGCAGTCCTCAATAG
- a CDS encoding DUF427 domain-containing protein: MRPNPIPPEPGQESVWDYPRPACLEDTNKHLKVICKGIILAETNRGKRVLETSHPPNYYFPAEDIKLEHLIATPKKGLCEWKGRYQYYDISIGDQYINHAAWRYFEPTPGFESIQEYYGFIANLMDACYVNDELVTPQSGDFYGGWITADIVGPFKGGVGTWGW, translated from the coding sequence ATGAGACCCAATCCTATCCCCCCAGAACCCGGTCAAGAATCCGTTTGGGATTATCCTCGTCCCGCTTGTTTAGAAGATACAAATAAACATCTGAAGGTAATTTGTAAGGGGATTATTTTAGCCGAAACCAATAGAGGGAAAAGAGTTTTAGAAACCAGTCATCCTCCGAACTATTATTTTCCCGCAGAAGACATTAAATTAGAACATCTAATTGCAACACCCAAAAAAGGGTTATGTGAATGGAAAGGGCGATATCAATATTACGATATCAGCATCGGTGATCAATATATAAATCATGCGGCTTGGCGCTATTTTGAACCGACCCCCGGTTTTGAGTCAATTCAAGAATATTACGGTTTTATTGCGAATTTAATGGATGCTTGCTATGTTAACGATGAGCTAGTAACCCCTCAATCTGGGGACTTTTATGGGGGATGGATTACGGCGGATATTGTTGGGCCGTTTAAAGGTGGCGTTGGTACATGGGGATGGTAA
- a CDS encoding helix-turn-helix domain-containing protein: MNATDQQGVAQLIRETRQCLNLSQVQFALKLGVSFQSVNRWENGRTKPLPLALNQIKQLLYQMSTSPEPTLRQRSRDLLTQYFSD; this comes from the coding sequence ATGAATGCTACAGATCAACAAGGAGTAGCACAATTAATTCGTGAGACTCGTCAGTGTCTGAATTTATCTCAAGTTCAATTTGCCTTAAAATTAGGTGTATCTTTTCAAAGTGTTAATCGCTGGGAAAATGGGCGAACTAAACCTTTACCTTTAGCCTTAAACCAGATTAAGCAATTACTCTATCAGATGAGCACTTCGCCAGAGCCAACCCTGCGACAACGGAGTCGGGATCTTCTTACCCAATATTTTTCCGACTAA